In endosymbiont of Galathealinum brachiosum, the DNA window GCGAAAGCCTACCCTAAAATGGTCGCACAACTCGATTCTCTAAACAGACTTGAATGGTTACACGGTGACTTCTCTGAACTTTGCATGCCGGCCAAATATCAGGTGGATACTAATAACATCTGGAAAAAAGTTAAAGGCAATCAGAAACTTCACGGCATTCAGCTCGCCATTTTACAGGCTGTTGCTGCATGGAGAGAAGAATCTGCACAAAAACGCAATCGACCCAGACGTCGTATCGTACCCGATGATGCATTAATTGATATTGCACGTTTAAAACCGGATAGTGCAGATAAAATTAAAAAACTGCGTTCATTAAACAAAACGCGCCTTAATTCTGAAGATGCATCACAACTGTTACAACGCATGAATAATGCGTTACGCATGGAGAAGGAACATTGGCCTAAACATGCTAAACGTCACAAGTTAAATATGCGTGAAGAGGCCATAATCGATTCACTAATATCCCTGTTAAAATTAAAAGCAGATGAACACCACATAACCCCTTTGAACCTTGCATCACGAAAAGAACTTGAATCCTTACTTCAGGGGAACACCGACATTCCTCTGATGCAGGGATGGCGTTATACACATGCGGGTCAGGTAATAGAAGAGTTTTTAAATGGCCGAAGTTTTCTGAAAATTATTTCTGGTGAATTAAAACTTCAGGTTGAGGAACAATAATGTCTCAGGTTAACGGTATATGTGATTTCCTTAATCAGGCAGGCACTCAATATAAAATTTTTGATATGGGCCGACGTATTGAAGAAATAAATCAGGCAGATTTCCTGCGTTTTGAACAGGGAGAAATTCCCTACCCATTACCACTACAACAACAGGCATGGCTGGGTTTTCTGGTCTGGACAGAAGATAAAAAATCAGAACTTGTTATCTGGTTTTTACGCTTTCCACTGGATGCTGCGGGCAAACTTACAACCGGAATTCGTGATGATTTTGTTCTACAGCTCATTAATAAAGAAGGCAAAGATACTCCAGAGCAGGACGAAGAAAACCCTTATGGTTTCAAACCAAAACAGGAACACATGGCCTGCTTTCATGCAAAAGCGGCAAAGCTGTTAAATCAACCCGCATCCAGTTACTACGAACACACCAGAGATTATTTTATTGGCAAACCCGGTTATGATCAGTGGGCTTTCGTTGGTTTTCAGGGAATTGCAGATTTAGCAACCAGGCTCGATGAAGATAATAATGCCGAGTTAGTTGCGGAATCAATCGAGAAAATTCCACACCAACCATTTGAAGCATTAGCGCAATGCCTTGAACACGAAAAAATTAATACCGATATCTCCCAGTCTATAGTTAATATTATTAATCATGAGCTCGAAAAAGATGAAAGTGATGCTACTTTTATTTCTCTTTGTATTCGTGCTCTATCCAATACACAAGATCAGACATTACTGGAACTAAGCCTTAGCAAAATATTAAAAACTGAAGCAGGCAGACACCCTGAAGTACTGGCTTCAATATCTGGGCGTTGCTGGTTAGCGTTAAAGAACGAAGAGACTATCAATCTTTTTCTTGAAGCTCTCGCTCATTGCAGTGAAGGTCAAAATTTTTTCACACCGGTAATTATCGATTTAATTAATATTCCGGGTATGCAGGAGAGTATCCTTAAAGCGGTGAAATCACCTGAGCGATCCGAGAAATTATCTGTTGCGATTGGTGAGTTGTTTAAGAGTTTTACCTGAATCAACCAGTTTCATCACTTTACTGCCATACGTTCGATTGCTTTGCTCGGGGATGGATCGCGCTTTTTGCGCTCCGTCCCCTGCGGTGATTCCAATCTGACTGGAAGAGTAATGAACGACTCCACACAACTCCCGGTGACCTCAATCAAAGGACAGAGCGCCATAAAACGACAGCTTATCCCCGATAGAGATATGCCATAACAGCACAATTAACCAACATACAAAATAACAACGCATAATCCTCTTGAATTTCAATAAAATACCTCCTATTATCTAGAAACAGCATTAACTGAGATAATAAAAATGAACAACGTCAGTTTATTAATCCCCAAACAGCAGCACCCTACATGGACACCTGAGCTTGATGAAATCGAGCCAGCTATTTCCGAATTAGTAGAAATTCCATTACTTGGTTTTATCACAGCTGGTCAGCCCATTGAACGCATAGAAAATCATGATTCAATAAAAGTACCTTCACATATGGTGCGTAAAAACACCTATGCATTAAAAGTACAGGGTCACTCGATGATTGATGACAACATTCAGGATGGAGATGTCATTATTGTAGAAAAGCAGTTATCTGCAGAAAATGGGCAATCGGTTGTTGCATTAATTAACAATGAACAGGTAACGCTGAAAAAGTTTTACATTGAAGCCGATGGCATTCGCCTGCAACCGGCTAATCCTGACATGGAACCAATTATCCTGAAAAATGAAGAAGTTCAGGTACTGGGTATTGTATCCGGCGTTATTCGTAATTTCGAATAATAGTTTATTACCCCGTTTGGCGTATATCCATCGGGGAAAGAGCGCGCTTTTTTTGCACTCTGTCCCCTGTGGTAATTCCGATCAGGTTAGCAATGTAGTGTAAAAATCAAATTCCCAGCAAACTTTTCATTTCATTAATCTCTTCTCTCGCCTCATCTAATACCTGCATTGCAAAAGCCGGGTCATGTTTATTTGGAAATAATTTTTTAAATGCGGGTACTTTATTTATGTCAGGTAAACTGGAAAGTTGTTTTCGCCTTAATTTATCGTAAACCTGAGCAATAATAATAACGTCTTCAACTTTTAGTTCTTTTCCGCTATCGTGATACCAGTGCTCAGCATGGGTAACTACATTTAACATTTCTTTAGGTAAATCCCATGATTTAACTACCAGCATACCCACAGCAACACGCAGTGAATGAATTAACTGCCTTATTTCCTCCTCATCAGTTAACTCCAGACCTGTTTTCTCTATATAGGTAATAACAGGAATAACCCCAATATCATGAACCAGACCTGCCAGTAACAGTTCATCGGCATCCAGATTTTTTATGTGCTTTCCTAATGCATAACAAATTGATGCTATTTCTATACTGTGTGCATAAAATATTTTCATCTGTTTTTTCAAAAATGGATGCCGTGTTTTAAACAACTGTGCCACACTGAAACTCAACACCAGATTACGAGTCATTTTTAAACCCAGACGAACTATCACATCACGCATGCTGTGAATTGGGTTTACACCTCTCGTTAACGGGCTGTTTGCTACTTTTATTAATCGCGTAGAAATCGCAGGATCTAACTCTACAATTTTACCAATGTGTTCAATGTCAGCTTCACTCTGCTCTACTGCTTTTTTTATACGAAGTGCAATTTCAGGCAAACTGGGTAACTTTAACTGACCCGTCTCTACTGCATTCATTATTTCATTATAAATATTACTTTCAACATGACTCATCTGATGACTTAATGCACGTTCATCCACGAGCACTTCTTTTTCAATTAAACGATTAAATAACTGCCTGTTAAATTGCCATATTTCACAATTAGCCGTAATTGCAATATGCGTTTCTTCTTCTTCGTTTTCTGAAAATACAGGTTTTAAAGCTTCAACAGTATCCGCTACTAACAATTGTGGTGTTAAATACTGCAAACACAAATCAAGTTTTCCACTTATCAAATAAAGCATCTGATCTTTACATTCATTTGAATATAAAGTTTCACCAATGGTCATTTTAATTAACTGACCTGTCTTGGCCAGCTTAATTCGATCACCTGTTGCAAGGTCTTTAAATGGAATTAATTGATGGATGCGTTCTTCTAACTCATTTTCTGAAAATGACATAACCTGTCTCTACATTTTTAATAACTGCATCACTGATGCAATTTCTTCATGCGCCTGCTGAAAAACATTCTGTGCAAAATCAGCATCCTGATTACCGGGATATAGCTTTTTAAATGCGGGAACTTCATTTATTTTTGGCAACCCAGCCAACTGATGATGTTTCAAACGATGATAAATCTGTGCAATTATAATCATATCACAGGTGTCGATTTCTCCCGTTTCCTCTCGTTGCCAGTTTTCAAATTCTTCAACAACAGCAAATAAATCATTTGATAAATCCCAGTGCCGAATAACCATACTACCTACCGCACCTCTGAGGTGCATAATAATATTATTTAGCTCCGCCTCATCAGTTACAACCAGCCCGGTATCTTCTATATAACTTAAAATAGGAATCACACCGATTTCATGTAATAACCCGGCGAGCAACATATGATCAGGGGATAATTTTCCGCTTTGCTTTGATAATGCAAAACTGATTGAGGCAATATCAACACTATGATCATAAAGTTCATGCATACGTTGATTTAACATTTTTGATTTTGTATTAAATAGCTGCTTTATTGCAAAACCGGTAACCAGTTCTTTACTGGTTTGCATACCTAAACGGACAATCGCTGACTGTATACTGTTAATGGGATCAACTCCCCTGCTTAACGGTCCGTTTGCTGCATTAATTAATCGGGTTACCATGGCCGGGTCAGCAGAAACGATACGCGCAACATCCTCGGCACTGGTGCTTTGACTATTCAAGGCTTTTTTAACTTTTACAGCAATATCAGGCAAACTGGGTAGTTTTAAATTCCCCATATTAAAGGCATGCATTATCTCATTAAACAGATTGCCTTCTACTTCATTCATTTCAACCGTTTCAAGCTCTTCACCGGTAATTAACTCCTGATCAACAAAAGTATTAAAGAGCTGTTTTTCAAACCGTGCAATAACACATCCAGCCTGAGCAACCAGACGGGTATTACGTTCACCATCATTAAATAACGGGTGGTATGCTCTCTCATCAGACGCATTTAATAGCACTGGTGGTTTGTCTATGCCCAGCAAATCAAGCTTTCCCTTTAAAAGATAAATAAACCACCGATGCTCTTCATTAGCAGACAGTTCATCACCCGTTCTGAGCTCAATCATTTGTGACTGCTCAGCTATTTGTATTCGGTGCTCACTTTGCAGTTGCTTTATGGGAACCAGATACTTCAGAAGTGTATTATCAAATTGCACTTTAATTATTTCTTTTATTAGTTAGTTTGCCTCTTATAAAAATAGCACATATAAGCAATATCTTTATGATTTTCCTCAAAATAGTATAAGCCTTCCAAAACAGGGCAAATCTCTATTTTTTGGTCTATAGTTGAACACATAGAACCAATATCCCCGTTAGAGAG includes these proteins:
- the rnd gene encoding ribonuclease D, with translation MDIVYIDTNEALALSCDTIRLSKVICIDTEFHRETTYYPELALIQVSDGEQTCCIDPLGITDFTPFLALLSNSNVTKVLHASGQDLEIFNHLFNTLPSPMFDTQIAAGLLGYGDQIGYAALIKKELNIDIDKSQSRTDWLRRPLNKDQLLYAASDVYYLAKAYPKMVAQLDSLNRLEWLHGDFSELCMPAKYQVDTNNIWKKVKGNQKLHGIQLAILQAVAAWREESAQKRNRPRRRIVPDDALIDIARLKPDSADKIKKLRSLNKTRLNSEDASQLLQRMNNALRMEKEHWPKHAKRHKLNMREEAIIDSLISLLKLKADEHHITPLNLASRKELESLLQGNTDIPLMQGWRYTHAGQVIEEFLNGRSFLKIISGELKLQVEEQ
- the lexA gene encoding repressor LexA: MNNVSLLIPKQQHPTWTPELDEIEPAISELVEIPLLGFITAGQPIERIENHDSIKVPSHMVRKNTYALKVQGHSMIDDNIQDGDVIIVEKQLSAENGQSVVALINNEQVTLKKFYIEADGIRLQPANPDMEPIILKNEEVQVLGIVSGVIRNFE